One region of Chryseobacterium sp. C-71 genomic DNA includes:
- the glgB gene encoding 1,4-alpha-glucan branching protein GlgB — MNSVKTYTLFTDHDVYLFKEGKHYRLYEKFGAHSVEKDGVKGVYFSVWAPNAKKVSVIGNFNNWNHKDHILFPRWDGSGIWEGFIAGLTWGTLYKYAIESLGKILEKSDPYALSLEQNLQAASLVSTNWYEWTDQKWLDKRWKNNSLESPISVYEMHLASWCRNEDFPEKFLNYTDIAAKLVPYIKDMGFTHVEFMPVMEYPYDPSWGYQITGFFAATSRFGSPQDLMFLINELHKNDIGVILDWVPSHFPGDANGLHRFDGSYLYEHEDPRKGFHPDWKSYIFNYGRNEVKSFLISNAMFWLDRYHADGLRVDAVTSMLHLDYSRNEGEWEPNIYGDNVNLEAKAFLQEFNTAVYKEFGNSIMTIAEESSDFPLLTKPVHDGGVGFGMKWMMGWMHDTLDYFKEEYENRRHHHHKLTFASMYMYNENYMMPLSHDEVVHGKASLIYKMKGDEWQKFANLRALYVYMFTHPGAKLLFMGDEFGQTNEWNFKQSLDWHLLDFPIHKGLQDLVKDLNHLYKSETAFYENQFNPSGFEWVEADDTDNSVLIYLRKGKRKDDVLMVILNLTPNTFDYKVGVNEGTHWEVIFNSDHKKYNGSGVETTIFREENEEWMSRPKSIFLKLPPLAGIVLKMKKDRKYKLSRIKQHKK; from the coding sequence ATGAACTCGGTAAAAACCTATACACTTTTCACAGACCATGACGTTTACCTTTTTAAAGAGGGTAAGCATTATCGATTATACGAAAAATTCGGTGCGCATTCTGTAGAAAAAGACGGCGTGAAGGGAGTTTACTTTTCTGTCTGGGCTCCCAATGCAAAAAAAGTTTCCGTAATCGGGAATTTTAATAATTGGAATCACAAAGATCATATTCTTTTCCCACGTTGGGATGGTTCAGGAATTTGGGAAGGCTTTATTGCTGGATTAACCTGGGGAACATTATATAAATATGCCATAGAAAGTTTAGGTAAGATTTTAGAAAAAAGCGATCCTTACGCACTGAGCTTGGAACAGAATCTTCAAGCTGCATCATTAGTTTCTACCAATTGGTACGAATGGACTGATCAGAAGTGGCTTGATAAACGCTGGAAAAATAACAGTTTAGAATCTCCTATTTCTGTCTACGAAATGCATCTGGCTTCTTGGTGCAGAAATGAAGATTTTCCGGAGAAATTTTTGAACTACACAGATATTGCAGCAAAGTTAGTTCCTTACATCAAAGATATGGGTTTTACCCATGTAGAATTTATGCCTGTGATGGAATATCCTTACGATCCGAGTTGGGGATATCAGATTACTGGCTTTTTTGCAGCAACTTCACGTTTTGGTTCGCCACAAGATTTAATGTTCTTAATTAATGAACTCCATAAAAATGATATTGGAGTGATTCTCGATTGGGTTCCTTCACATTTTCCGGGTGATGCCAATGGATTGCATCGTTTCGACGGAAGTTATTTGTATGAACACGAAGATCCCAGAAAAGGCTTTCATCCCGACTGGAAATCCTATATTTTTAATTACGGAAGAAATGAGGTGAAATCTTTTTTGATTTCAAATGCCATGTTTTGGCTCGACCGTTATCATGCCGACGGTTTGCGGGTAGATGCAGTGACTTCTATGCTTCATTTGGATTACTCAAGGAATGAAGGTGAATGGGAGCCGAATATTTACGGAGATAATGTCAATCTGGAAGCAAAAGCTTTCCTGCAGGAATTTAATACGGCGGTTTATAAAGAATTTGGAAACAGTATTATGACAATTGCAGAAGAAAGTTCAGATTTTCCTTTGCTTACAAAACCTGTTCACGATGGCGGAGTTGGTTTCGGAATGAAATGGATGATGGGCTGGATGCACGACACCTTAGATTACTTTAAAGAAGAATACGAAAATAGAAGACATCATCATCATAAGCTGACGTTTGCATCCATGTATATGTATAATGAAAACTATATGATGCCTTTGTCCCACGATGAAGTAGTACACGGAAAAGCGAGCCTTATTTATAAAATGAAAGGTGACGAATGGCAAAAATTTGCTAATTTAAGGGCGCTTTATGTGTATATGTTCACGCATCCGGGTGCAAAGTTGCTTTTCATGGGAGATGAATTCGGGCAGACCAATGAATGGAATTTTAAACAAAGCTTAGACTGGCATTTGCTTGATTTTCCAATTCATAAAGGCTTGCAGGATTTAGTGAAAGATTTAAATCATTTATATAAAAGTGAAACAGCTTTCTACGAAAACCAATTTAACCCAAGCGGTTTTGAATGGGTAGAAGCTGATGATACCGATAATTCCGTTTTGATTTATTTAAGAAAAGGAAAGAGAAAAGATGATGTTCTGATGGTGATTTTAAATCTGACCCCAAATACATTTGATTATAAAGTTGGAGTAAATGAAGGAACACATTGGGAAGTGATTTTCAATTCTGATCACAAAAAGTATAACGGAAGTGGAGTAGAAACAACCATTTTCAGAGAAGAAAATGAAGAATGGATGAGCCGTCCGAAATCTATTTTCCTTAAACTGCCACCGCTTGCCGGAATTGTTTTGAAAATGAAAAAAGACAGAAAGTATAAATTGAGTAGAATAAAACAACATAAAAAATAA
- a CDS encoding alpha/beta hydrolase gives MKFTLYTSEADERPIFITGNFNIWNPKDPRYQLTQIDPNNYYIEIFDEFLPDIVEFKFTKGGWENVELDQYGSITPNKKVLKSDGEVSHRVEKWRYNWGPFKQEFFPIVEIISEEFYIPQLDRHRKVWALLPYDYYVSDKSYPVLYLQDAQNLFNEGSPYGNWEIDKKLSILAEYGRGDVIIIAIEHGSEERIKEYIFDNDNVANGSEGKKYIRFITDTLKPFVDEHYRTKKDRDNTGIGGSSLGALISIYSGFLYPEVYSKLLIFSPSLWVEPNNNFPMMSFRVPFKTKIYLYGGEQEGSKMVKRIQVFENYLKRWEKKNLFDFEFKTNINPEGSHSEFYWSQEFPRAIEWLFYNNTENPVEVTPHQDSIKN, from the coding sequence ATGAAGTTTACACTTTACACAAGTGAAGCCGATGAAAGGCCGATATTTATAACCGGAAATTTTAACATCTGGAATCCTAAAGATCCCCGATATCAACTCACACAAATAGATCCCAACAATTACTACATCGAGATATTTGATGAGTTTCTTCCTGACATTGTAGAGTTTAAATTTACAAAAGGCGGCTGGGAAAATGTGGAACTTGATCAGTATGGAAGCATCACTCCCAATAAGAAAGTTTTAAAATCTGACGGCGAAGTTTCTCACAGAGTTGAAAAATGGAGATACAATTGGGGACCATTTAAGCAGGAATTTTTTCCGATTGTTGAAATTATTTCAGAAGAATTTTATATTCCACAGCTTGACAGACACCGGAAGGTCTGGGCACTTTTACCTTATGATTATTACGTATCAGACAAAAGCTATCCGGTACTTTATCTTCAGGATGCACAGAATCTATTCAACGAAGGAAGTCCTTACGGAAACTGGGAAATTGATAAAAAACTTTCGATTCTTGCAGAATATGGTCGTGGTGATGTTATTATTATTGCCATTGAGCACGGAAGCGAAGAGAGAATCAAAGAATATATTTTTGACAACGATAATGTAGCAAACGGTTCTGAAGGCAAGAAATATATCCGTTTTATTACAGACACTTTAAAGCCTTTTGTTGACGAACATTACCGTACAAAAAAAGACCGTGACAATACAGGAATTGGCGGAAGTTCATTAGGCGCGTTAATCAGTATTTACAGCGGATTTCTGTATCCCGAAGTGTATTCAAAATTATTGATTTTCTCACCTTCACTTTGGGTAGAACCAAATAATAACTTTCCTATGATGAGCTTCAGAGTTCCTTTTAAAACTAAAATTTATCTCTACGGTGGTGAGCAGGAAGGCTCAAAAATGGTAAAAAGAATTCAGGTTTTCGAAAATTATCTCAAAAGATGGGAAAAGAAAAATCTTTTTGACTTTGAATTTAAAACCAACATCAACCCCGAAGGTTCTCACAGCGAATTTTACTGGTCTCAGGAATTCCCGAGAGCGATAGAATGGCTTTTTTACAACAACACAGAAAATCCGGTGGAAGTTACTCCACATCAGGATTCTATTAAAAATTAA
- a CDS encoding leucyl aminopeptidase family protein: MNLLNKRNKNYAQVFELFTEETWTENSKNYNKNISILFSGKKNDVFIDAQEETITYFIGLGKSDLKNFEFQQVAMKFSQSQKKNFQAVPTLISADFINEKQFEEFVKGLFLGTYNYPFDKNHPFWNEKFEFHFGNLSQKKLDVISSRADALCEGQTACQDWLNKPANLKRPEAINTYLKNLAKKNQLKYTVFNRKKCEELGLGAFLSVNQGSAYDAAFTILEYKTTVKNAKTFGLVGKCVLFDTGGISIKASDNMHYMKSDMGGATAVIGALIYASQMQLPVNITAILPITDNAVSENAYLPSDVITAYNGKTIEVLNTDAEGRMTLADGLSYLSKNFKTDVLIDLATLTGSSVRMFGDTCGAMFSNNEELKDLLIKTGDKTNQRVWNLPLWDIWKDDFKSDVADFKNISMKPIGDCIVAAKFLEEFIEGHPNWAHLDIAGVAFGNVGYAKDKAATGYGVQLLADLIENYH; the protein is encoded by the coding sequence ATGAACTTACTCAATAAAAGAAATAAAAATTACGCACAGGTTTTCGAATTATTCACAGAAGAAACCTGGACAGAAAATAGCAAAAATTATAATAAAAACATTTCAATTCTTTTTTCAGGAAAGAAAAATGACGTTTTTATCGATGCTCAAGAGGAGACGATCACCTATTTTATCGGACTTGGGAAATCTGATCTTAAGAATTTTGAATTTCAGCAGGTGGCGATGAAATTCTCTCAGAGCCAAAAGAAAAATTTTCAGGCTGTCCCAACTTTGATTTCGGCTGATTTTATTAATGAAAAACAGTTTGAAGAATTTGTAAAAGGCCTTTTCCTTGGAACTTATAATTATCCTTTTGATAAAAATCATCCATTTTGGAATGAAAAATTCGAGTTTCATTTTGGAAATTTAAGTCAGAAAAAATTAGACGTCATTTCCAGCAGAGCCGATGCGCTTTGCGAAGGACAAACTGCCTGTCAGGATTGGCTTAATAAACCTGCCAATTTAAAAAGACCCGAAGCCATCAATACCTATCTGAAAAATTTAGCTAAAAAAAATCAGCTTAAATACACCGTTTTCAACAGAAAAAAATGTGAAGAACTGGGATTGGGAGCATTTCTTTCGGTTAATCAGGGAAGTGCTTATGATGCGGCATTTACCATTTTAGAGTACAAAACAACCGTCAAAAATGCTAAAACCTTCGGTTTGGTAGGGAAATGCGTTTTATTTGACACCGGTGGAATTTCTATCAAAGCATCAGACAATATGCATTATATGAAATCTGATATGGGTGGCGCAACAGCAGTAATTGGCGCATTGATTTACGCTTCACAAATGCAGTTACCTGTAAATATTACTGCTATTTTGCCTATTACCGATAACGCAGTTTCAGAAAACGCTTATCTTCCAAGCGATGTAATCACTGCCTATAATGGAAAAACGATTGAAGTCCTGAATACCGATGCAGAAGGAAGGATGACTTTAGCAGACGGACTTTCATATTTATCTAAAAACTTTAAAACTGATGTTTTAATTGATTTGGCAACACTTACCGGAAGTTCCGTAAGAATGTTTGGTGATACTTGCGGAGCGATGTTTTCTAATAATGAAGAATTAAAGGATCTTTTGATAAAAACCGGCGACAAAACCAACCAGAGAGTCTGGAATTTGCCGCTTTGGGACATCTGGAAAGATGATTTTAAATCTGATGTTGCTGATTTTAAAAATATCTCAATGAAACCTATCGGAGACTGTATTGTTGCCGCAAAATTTTTGGAAGAATTCATTGAAGGACATCCTAATTGGGCACACCTCGATATTGCAGGAGTTGCATTCGGCAATGTAGGATATGCTAAAGATAAAGCTGCGACAGGCTATGGCGTGCAATTATTAGCCGATTTAATTGAAAATTATCACTAA
- a CDS encoding acetyl-CoA carboxylase biotin carboxylase subunit family protein, producing MEEKTIVCISCYYKGYDFMDEMKKLGNKIILVTSENLKEKNWPWDAISEVFYMPEVKPSVWNLDHLIQGFSHLMKTRKVDAVIALDDYDVEKAALIRETFRIPGMGQTTHRYFRDKLAMRQKAKDSGINVPEFTAVFNDNEVEIFTNKVSAPWVLKPRSEASASGIKKLKTKEELWDALEKLGEERHLFLLESFKPGDVYHVDSLTFNKEIVFTSASKYLAPPMEVSHEGGVFRTKTLGRYSDEFKALDEANTKVLMNFGLLNGATHTEFIRGKEDGKWYFLETSSRVGGAHIPDLVEASSNINIWREWAKIEDALLRGKNYEVSKPTGYYSGLIVALIKDKEPDYNQFECEEVVKFLPIDYHVGIVYKSNDSDKVVERLDRAAEKIHAHLLNIIPPKEKPTA from the coding sequence ATGGAGGAGAAAACTATTGTATGCATTTCGTGCTATTACAAAGGTTACGATTTTATGGACGAGATGAAGAAACTCGGCAATAAAATCATCTTGGTAACATCCGAAAACCTCAAAGAAAAAAATTGGCCTTGGGACGCCATTAGTGAGGTTTTCTATATGCCCGAAGTGAAACCGTCTGTCTGGAATCTTGATCATCTGATTCAGGGGTTTTCTCATCTGATGAAAACCAGAAAAGTGGACGCTGTAATTGCTTTAGACGATTACGATGTAGAGAAGGCCGCACTCATTCGTGAGACATTCCGTATTCCGGGGATGGGACAGACGACACACCGTTATTTCAGAGACAAACTGGCCATGCGCCAGAAAGCTAAAGATTCAGGAATCAATGTTCCGGAATTCACTGCTGTTTTTAATGATAATGAAGTCGAGATCTTCACCAATAAAGTTTCTGCTCCGTGGGTTTTGAAGCCGAGATCCGAAGCATCAGCATCCGGAATTAAAAAATTAAAAACCAAAGAAGAACTTTGGGATGCATTAGAAAAACTGGGCGAAGAGCGTCATTTATTTCTTTTAGAAAGTTTTAAACCCGGCGATGTATATCACGTTGACAGTTTAACGTTCAATAAAGAGATTGTTTTCACTTCTGCCTCAAAATATCTCGCTCCACCCATGGAAGTTTCTCACGAAGGCGGAGTTTTCAGAACCAAAACTTTAGGAAGATATTCCGATGAATTTAAAGCATTAGATGAAGCCAATACGAAAGTTTTGATGAATTTTGGGTTGCTTAATGGTGCCACTCATACAGAGTTTATACGTGGAAAAGAAGATGGTAAATGGTATTTTCTGGAAACATCATCACGAGTTGGCGGTGCACATATTCCTGATTTGGTGGAAGCTTCGAGCAACATCAACATCTGGCGTGAATGGGCAAAAATTGAAGATGCGCTTCTGAGAGGAAAAAATTACGAAGTTTCTAAACCTACAGGTTATTATTCAGGATTAATCGTTGCTTTAATCAAAGATAAAGAACCCGATTACAACCAATTTGAATGTGAAGAAGTCGTAAAATTTCTTCCGATAGATTATCATGTAGGAATTGTTTACAAATCAAATGATTCTGACAAGGTTGTAGAGAGATTGGATCGTGCAGCAGAAAAAATTCATGCACATCTTCTCAATATTATTCCACCAAAAGAAAAACCGACAGCGTAA
- a CDS encoding alpha/beta hydrolase-fold protein gives MPHIEHTDYYSNILGTSLKVEVTGHFGYPIIMFPTSQGQYTQNHDFQLNSSINWFVEQGKVKLYNIQTIDAWSFYDEKISPQQRIRNYEKYVQFLIQEFVPYIQKLHGTHRVAVAGASFGGYHASNFAFRFPDVVSHLFSLSGAFSIRNFMDGYSDELVYFNCPREFVKNDEAWKYKHMHIVLSTSDEDICKDKNIEMANILRAKGIDFWYDEKRWINHDWPLWRMAFPTFIGTFFS, from the coding sequence ATGCCACATATAGAACACACAGATTATTACTCTAACATATTAGGAACGAGCCTTAAAGTAGAGGTTACAGGACATTTCGGTTACCCGATTATCATGTTTCCTACTTCGCAAGGACAATATACACAAAACCATGATTTTCAACTGAACAGCAGCATCAATTGGTTTGTTGAGCAGGGAAAAGTAAAATTATACAATATTCAAACGATTGATGCGTGGAGTTTTTATGACGAAAAAATTTCACCACAGCAAAGAATCAGAAATTATGAAAAATATGTACAGTTTCTGATTCAGGAATTTGTACCCTACATCCAGAAACTTCATGGAACTCACCGAGTAGCCGTTGCAGGAGCAAGTTTCGGAGGATATCATGCATCAAATTTTGCATTCAGATTTCCGGATGTGGTTTCTCACTTATTCTCACTTTCCGGAGCATTCAGCATTAGGAATTTCATGGACGGATATTCTGACGAGTTAGTTTATTTCAACTGTCCTAGGGAGTTTGTAAAAAATGATGAAGCCTGGAAATACAAACACATGCATATCGTTTTGAGCACATCAGACGAAGACATTTGCAAGGATAAAAACATAGAGATGGCCAATATTCTGCGTGCAAAAGGAATTGATTTCTGGTATGACGAAAAAAGGTGGATCAATCACGACTGGCCACTTTGGAGAATGGCTTTTCCAACTTTTATCGGAACATTCTTTTCTTAA
- a CDS encoding RimK family alpha-L-glutamate ligase produces the protein MAKKVGILFGMEDTFPWAFIDKVNELGKGEIVAEAVTIDKLEQGADYGYAVIIDRISQDVPFYRAYLKNAALNGTYVINNPFWWSADEKFFNNALMSKLGIPLPNTVLLPSHERPTDTTETSFRNLKFPHDWEYIFNYVGFPAYMKPHDGGGWKSVYRVESPEDLWDKLSETEQLVMMVQEEIVFQDYYRVYCLGKKYVHIMPYEPRNPHHLRYATTHQTEGKDLEKLLKVIHDYTIKMNEALGYDFNTVEFAVRDGIPYAIDFCNPAPDADRNSVGEENFAWIVEHSAKLAIEKAKEYVPGKQNISWGTFVKDSVK, from the coding sequence ATGGCAAAAAAAGTAGGAATTTTATTCGGGATGGAAGATACATTTCCTTGGGCGTTTATAGACAAAGTTAATGAATTAGGAAAAGGTGAAATCGTGGCTGAAGCTGTGACGATTGATAAATTGGAGCAAGGTGCGGATTACGGTTATGCAGTAATTATTGACAGAATTTCCCAAGACGTTCCTTTTTACAGAGCTTATCTAAAAAACGCAGCATTGAACGGAACTTACGTTATCAACAACCCATTTTGGTGGAGTGCAGACGAAAAGTTTTTCAATAATGCTTTGATGTCTAAATTGGGAATTCCGTTACCAAATACAGTTTTGCTACCTTCTCATGAAAGACCGACTGACACTACAGAAACATCATTCAGAAACCTGAAATTCCCTCACGATTGGGAGTATATTTTTAATTATGTTGGCTTTCCGGCTTATATGAAACCTCACGACGGTGGTGGTTGGAAAAGCGTTTACAGAGTTGAAAGTCCGGAAGATCTTTGGGATAAATTATCAGAAACTGAGCAGTTGGTGATGATGGTTCAGGAAGAAATTGTGTTTCAGGATTATTACAGAGTGTATTGTTTAGGTAAAAAATATGTTCATATTATGCCTTACGAACCAAGAAACCCTCATCATTTGAGATATGCAACGACTCATCAGACAGAAGGAAAAGATTTAGAAAAACTATTAAAAGTAATTCATGATTATACCATCAAAATGAATGAAGCTTTAGGATATGATTTCAACACCGTAGAATTTGCTGTAAGAGACGGAATTCCTTACGCAATCGACTTCTGTAATCCTGCACCCGATGCTGACAGAAATTCTGTAGGTGAAGAAAATTTCGCATGGATTGTAGAGCACTCAGCAAAATTGGCAATTGAAAAAGCAAAAGAATATGTTCCTGGAAAACAAAATATCTCTTGGGGAACTTTCGTAAAAGATTCAGTAAAATAA
- a CDS encoding carboxylate-amine ligase codes for MHQFTIGIEEEYQIIDLESRDLVSHVSKIIEGGKAVLSENLKHEMHESMIEMETGICQNIQEAQAELTNLRRHLIKTAHEQGLRVSGGGTHPFSNWEHNTITNGERYNKIVDDMGDVARGNLIFGLHVHIGIPNREEGVRIQNVMRYFLPHVYALSVNSPFWIGRNTGFRSYRQEIFVKFPRTGIPSYFNSLAEFDSYVDLLVKTGTIDNAKKIWWDLRVHPFYPTIEFRICDMPLRIEETVCLAAIMQSLVAKIYKLHQQNLSFRSYRRLLLNENKWRASRDGIHSHLIDFGKEESVPYADLLKELLEFIDDVVDDLGCRKEVEYAWKILENGTGADRQLAVYKETGDLKKVVDYMISETEYGITHSENVS; via the coding sequence ATGCATCAGTTTACAATTGGTATTGAAGAAGAGTACCAGATCATCGATTTAGAAAGCAGAGATTTAGTTTCGCATGTTTCAAAAATCATCGAAGGCGGCAAGGCTGTTTTAAGTGAAAACTTAAAGCACGAAATGCACGAATCAATGATTGAAATGGAAACCGGAATTTGCCAAAATATACAGGAAGCTCAGGCAGAATTGACGAATCTGAGAAGACATCTCATCAAAACAGCACACGAGCAGGGACTTCGTGTTTCGGGAGGCGGAACCCACCCTTTCTCAAATTGGGAACACAATACGATTACCAACGGTGAACGTTACAACAAAATTGTAGACGACATGGGCGATGTTGCCCGTGGAAATCTCATTTTTGGTCTGCATGTTCACATTGGGATTCCGAATCGTGAAGAAGGAGTGAGAATTCAAAATGTGATGCGTTATTTTCTGCCGCACGTTTATGCACTTTCAGTAAATTCACCGTTTTGGATCGGTAGAAATACAGGATTCAGATCTTACAGACAAGAGATTTTCGTTAAATTTCCAAGAACAGGAATTCCAAGTTACTTCAATTCTTTGGCAGAATTTGACAGCTATGTTGATCTTTTGGTAAAAACCGGAACAATTGATAATGCTAAAAAAATCTGGTGGGATCTGCGTGTTCACCCTTTCTACCCTACTATTGAATTCAGAATTTGCGACATGCCTTTGAGAATCGAAGAAACGGTTTGTCTGGCTGCAATCATGCAAAGTTTAGTGGCTAAAATTTATAAACTGCATCAGCAGAATTTGAGTTTCAGAAGTTACAGAAGATTATTGCTTAATGAAAATAAATGGCGTGCTTCAAGAGACGGAATTCATTCTCACTTAATTGATTTTGGGAAAGAAGAATCTGTTCCTTATGCAGATTTATTGAAAGAATTACTTGAATTCATCGATGATGTTGTAGACGATTTAGGATGCAGAAAAGAAGTGGAATATGCATGGAAGATTTTGGAAAACGGAACTGGTGCAGACCGACAACTTGCAGTGTATAAAGAAACCGGAGATCTGAAGAAAGTCGTTGATTACATGATCTCTGAGACTGAATATGGCATCACGCACAGCGAAAATGTTTCATAA
- a CDS encoding type 1 glutamine amidotransferase — protein MRDVRIALLDMNNNHVNQGFKNIKEISEAFKQQSEENISIEVFDVRFKNEIPNIEDFDIFISSGGPGNPHREGFEWEEKFAQFLDSVYQYNQENETKKYLFLICHSFQLASIHWDLGNICKRKSYSFGVMPIHKSEEGEQEFLFKNLPNPFYAVDSRAYQFIEPNVDRFEELGMKIVAIEKFRPHINLERAVMAIRFSDEIFGTQFHPEANPAGMIENLKDKKNKEAMIENFGMEKYLETVDRMDDEDKIMLTQAQILPRFLRLAKKNILREIEAMA, from the coding sequence ATGAGAGATGTAAGAATTGCTTTGCTCGACATGAATAATAATCATGTGAATCAGGGATTTAAAAATATTAAAGAAATTTCTGAAGCCTTTAAGCAGCAGTCTGAAGAAAACATCAGCATCGAAGTTTTTGATGTCCGTTTTAAAAATGAAATTCCAAATATAGAAGATTTTGACATCTTCATTTCATCCGGTGGTCCGGGAAACCCGCATCGTGAAGGATTTGAATGGGAAGAGAAATTTGCTCAGTTTTTAGATTCAGTATATCAATATAATCAGGAAAATGAGACAAAAAAGTATTTGTTTTTAATTTGTCACTCTTTCCAATTGGCGAGCATTCATTGGGATTTGGGAAATATCTGCAAAAGAAAATCTTATTCTTTCGGAGTGATGCCCATCCATAAAAGTGAGGAAGGTGAGCAGGAATTTTTGTTTAAAAATCTCCCGAATCCTTTCTACGCAGTAGATTCCAGAGCTTACCAGTTTATTGAGCCGAATGTTGATCGTTTTGAAGAATTGGGAATGAAAATCGTTGCGATTGAGAAATTCCGTCCGCATATCAATTTAGAAAGAGCTGTTATGGCTATTCGTTTTTCTGATGAGATTTTCGGAACGCAGTTTCATCCGGAAGCCAATCCGGCAGGCATGATTGAAAACCTGAAAGACAAAAAAAACAAAGAAGCCATGATTGAAAATTTCGGGATGGAAAAATATCTCGAAACGGTAGACAGAATGGATGACGAAGATAAAATCATGCTGACTCAGGCTCAGATTTTACCAAGATTTCTAAGGTTAGCAAAAAAAAACATTTTGAGAGAAATTGAGGCAATGGCTTAA